A section of the Paenibacillus odorifer genome encodes:
- a CDS encoding YkoP family protein, protein MMITSVPFIKLFSQSLWMMWENIFAVITKFRSQSVRRYGICKLVVLKYHGEILVCQDGQRILPGDWVGELHLDNRQIVQLTRTLGADRAGIRTARMLREAMKEISRDLDSNPELSKVNALTGITLLHRGIIHGIGFEQRPIKSKWQRHWFGIYLRFLLRMLHPEGKHRVEDSTEKLSPMMLVLSKQSLKARFAPRKTEAAS, encoded by the coding sequence ATGATGATAACCTCAGTTCCATTTATAAAATTATTCTCACAATCCCTTTGGATGATGTGGGAGAACATATTTGCTGTCATCACCAAATTTCGTAGTCAGTCCGTGCGTAGATACGGGATATGTAAATTGGTAGTGTTGAAATATCACGGAGAAATTTTGGTCTGCCAAGATGGGCAACGGATACTTCCTGGAGATTGGGTGGGTGAGCTTCATTTGGACAATCGCCAGATCGTGCAGCTGACACGGACGCTTGGTGCAGATCGGGCCGGAATTCGTACGGCACGCATGCTTCGCGAGGCTATGAAGGAGATCAGTCGTGATCTAGACAGCAATCCGGAACTAAGCAAAGTAAATGCGCTAACCGGGATTACGCTGCTTCACCGGGGGATTATTCATGGAATAGGTTTTGAGCAGCGCCCCATCAAGTCCAAATGGCAGCGGCACTGGTTCGGGATATACCTTCGTTTCTTACTGCGCATGCTGCATCCGGAAGGGAAACATCGTGTAGAGGACAGCACAGAGAAGTTATCTCCCATGATGCTTGTGCTTAGTAAGCAGTCCTTGAAAGCGCGGTTTGCCCCGCGTAAGACAGAGGCGGCTTCCTAA
- a CDS encoding sensor domain-containing protein yields the protein MNQMIRKHVRNFCFLLITFATGLFYFCFYLVGITFGVAMSFTLVGIPILYYVLRSTETFLQYERIRTKVYTDISVRTLPTRSHEEGSLWEKVKMELQDNHNWRAIIGLMLQLGIGMVSLICATLFYLTPIILLLSPILYLLDVSSITLFGIENKTFNISLFFMLLGAVSLWIGAYLGNSLVKMIGRYTRRLVKDFARR from the coding sequence ATGAATCAAATGATACGGAAACATGTGAGAAATTTCTGTTTCTTATTAATTACTTTTGCCACAGGGCTATTTTACTTTTGTTTTTATTTGGTGGGCATTACCTTTGGAGTTGCGATGTCCTTCACCTTAGTGGGGATTCCGATCCTCTATTATGTTTTGCGTTCTACCGAGACTTTTTTACAGTATGAGCGAATTCGAACTAAAGTCTATACGGATATCTCCGTTCGCACGCTACCAACCCGATCTCACGAAGAAGGCAGCTTGTGGGAAAAGGTGAAGATGGAGTTGCAGGATAATCATAACTGGAGAGCGATTATAGGGTTGATGTTGCAACTTGGCATCGGCATGGTCAGTCTCATTTGTGCCACTCTTTTTTACTTGACCCCTATTATTCTCCTGTTGTCACCTATCCTGTATTTATTAGATGTATCCTCTATAACGCTATTTGGGATTGAAAATAAAACATTCAACATCTCACTTTTCTTCATGTTGTTAGGTGCAGTGTCTCTATGGATAGGTGCTTATCTCGGAAACAGTCTGGTAAAGATGATCGGCAGGTATACGCGGCGTTTAGTGAAGGATTTTGCTAGAAGATAA
- a CDS encoding helix-turn-helix transcriptional regulator codes for MFNLVKQWFWYDWLVLLFRICFSTSFLVTMCYLSEDFTIPFWIAFVWGVVSFSVPWFCLQLHYKYYLMAEILFSGGLCLYLAALFPESYVTFLPIAFMIASNSAEKSYRWTAPITVILIPIMLSRLSQQMDAVSMIFNMGLVYTLGFAFHLLVVNHKQGRIIKEQNAVLEQYISQVERMTLLEERDRLSKDLHDTVGHSYTSIIMGLETLRSEVNTSEGEHKIDALLKLTRNGLDDVRRYLHHVGASEDAMTLMQSLQKLVDDFQTFSKVKIRLRTFGEPYTVSKQAQMALYRCLQESITNAARHGHATEIVISLHYEEKLIRLDVQDNGLGTEDLKAGFGVNAMKERASNLQGQVYFYSKPGEGTLVTCSLPRLEEIQEETVRLLLVDDQPYIRDSLRIILEQEPDFAIIGLAENGEQAISLCEQEQPHVVLMDLNMPGMDGAEATKLIKQKWPGVRVLILTTFQEADMAVEALQNGADGYLLKSTEPQELFEGIRLVHRGVKMITPDITNVLIDHYEMHPASEAPPTEKNNEYGLTSRELEILECLSKGMRYKSIAAKLYLSDGTVRNYASTIYAKLGVRNREEAVEKAFGISD; via the coding sequence TTGTTTAATCTGGTCAAACAGTGGTTCTGGTACGATTGGCTCGTCCTCCTGTTTCGGATTTGTTTTTCTACTTCTTTTTTGGTCACCATGTGTTATCTTTCGGAGGATTTTACGATTCCGTTCTGGATCGCGTTTGTTTGGGGCGTGGTCTCTTTTTCTGTGCCTTGGTTTTGTTTGCAGCTGCACTACAAGTATTATCTGATGGCGGAGATCCTCTTTTCGGGTGGACTTTGCTTATATTTGGCTGCTTTGTTTCCTGAATCGTACGTAACTTTTCTGCCTATCGCTTTTATGATTGCCAGCAATAGTGCAGAGAAGTCCTATCGTTGGACAGCTCCGATCACGGTCATTTTGATTCCAATTATGTTATCTAGATTGTCACAACAAATGGATGCTGTATCAATGATTTTTAACATGGGTTTAGTGTATACGCTTGGGTTCGCTTTTCATTTACTAGTGGTGAATCACAAGCAGGGTAGAATTATTAAGGAGCAAAATGCTGTTTTAGAGCAGTATATCTCGCAAGTTGAACGTATGACACTTCTGGAAGAACGAGATCGTTTATCCAAAGATCTGCATGATACGGTGGGGCATTCTTATACTTCAATTATTATGGGGCTAGAGACTTTACGTTCGGAGGTGAACACCTCTGAAGGAGAGCACAAAATAGATGCCTTGTTAAAGCTAACCCGCAATGGCTTGGATGATGTTCGGCGATATTTGCACCATGTGGGCGCTTCGGAGGATGCAATGACGCTTATGCAGTCCCTACAGAAATTAGTGGATGACTTCCAGACCTTCTCCAAGGTTAAGATTCGCTTAAGAACATTCGGAGAGCCGTATACAGTATCTAAGCAGGCCCAAATGGCACTATACAGATGTTTGCAGGAGTCGATAACCAACGCTGCACGTCATGGTCACGCCACTGAAATTGTCATCAGCTTACATTATGAAGAGAAGTTGATTCGGCTGGATGTGCAGGATAATGGATTAGGCACTGAAGATTTAAAAGCAGGATTTGGTGTCAATGCGATGAAGGAGCGTGCCTCCAACTTGCAAGGACAGGTGTATTTCTACTCTAAGCCAGGGGAAGGAACCTTAGTGACCTGCAGTTTACCAAGGCTTGAAGAGATACAGGAGGAAACGGTTCGTTTATTGCTGGTGGATGATCAACCCTATATCCGCGATAGTCTGCGAATTATTCTAGAGCAGGAGCCGGATTTTGCGATTATTGGGTTAGCTGAGAATGGTGAACAAGCAATAAGCCTCTGCGAGCAGGAACAACCTCACGTGGTGCTGATGGACTTAAATATGCCAGGCATGGACGGTGCAGAAGCGACTAAGCTTATTAAGCAAAAGTGGCCAGGGGTACGAGTGTTGATCCTGACTACTTTTCAAGAAGCAGATATGGCAGTCGAGGCACTGCAAAATGGGGCAGATGGTTACTTGTTAAAGTCTACCGAGCCGCAGGAGCTGTTCGAAGGAATACGTCTCGTACATCGGGGCGTAAAGATGATTACACCCGATATTACGAATGTATTAATTGATCACTATGAGATGCATCCAGCTTCAGAGGCGCCGCCGACGGAGAAGAATAATGAATATGGGCTGACCTCGCGTGAGCTGGAGATTCTAGAATGCCTCTCGAAGGGAATGCGTTATAAATCTATTGCCGCTAAACTATATCTGTCCGATGGAACGGTGAGAAATTACGCGTCCACCATCTATGCTAAGCTCGGGGTACGAAACCGTGAGGAGGCAGTCGAGAAGGCTTTTGGCATTTCGGATTAA
- a CDS encoding LysE/ArgO family amino acid transporter, producing MLAALLHGIALAFGLILPLGAQNVFVFNQGASQPHFKKAIPVIVTAALCDTLLILLAVLGVSVLVFAIPVLQTALFAVGLLFLLYMGWSIWKSTPASSAQDATPLSSKKQILFALSVSLLNPHAILDTIGVIGTSSLSYTGVDKVVFAGATILVSWIWFFGLAVAGKTVGQIDSSGKIMRIINKISAIIIWTVAAYIAFKLF from the coding sequence ATGTTAGCCGCACTACTTCATGGCATTGCACTAGCCTTTGGATTAATTCTTCCACTTGGCGCACAAAATGTCTTTGTATTTAACCAAGGGGCCTCGCAGCCACATTTTAAAAAAGCCATTCCCGTTATTGTTACAGCCGCTTTATGCGATACCCTGCTTATTTTATTAGCCGTATTAGGTGTTTCAGTCCTTGTGTTTGCCATCCCCGTTCTGCAGACCGCTTTATTTGCTGTAGGACTTTTATTTCTTTTGTATATGGGATGGTCTATCTGGAAAAGTACACCGGCATCGTCAGCGCAAGACGCAACCCCTTTATCCTCCAAAAAACAAATCCTGTTCGCGCTGTCCGTTTCTTTATTAAATCCACATGCGATTTTGGATACTATTGGCGTTATCGGCACTAGCTCGCTTAGTTACACAGGTGTAGACAAAGTTGTATTTGCTGGCGCGACTATCCTAGTGTCATGGATTTGGTTCTTTGGGCTGGCTGTAGCCGGAAAAACCGTAGGACAAATCGACTCAAGTGGCAAAATCATGCGGATCATTAATAAGATCTCCGCGATCATTATCTGGACCGTTGCTGCTTATATTGCCTTCAAGCTTTTTTAA
- the guaC gene encoding GMP reductase: MKEVFDYEDIQLIPAKCIVNSRSECDTSVTLGGHKFRLPVVPANMQTIIDEKIAISLAQNGYFYIMHRFEPEKRTSFIKDMHSRELIASISVGVKEEEYDFVEQLSKEQLVPEFITIDIAHGHSEAVIRMIKHIKQYLPASFVIAGNVGTPEGVRELENAGADATKVGIGPGKVCITKIKTGFGTGGWQLAALRLCAKAASKPIIADGGIRTHGDIAKSVRFGASMVMIGSLFAGHEESPGETIEIAGKLYKEYFGSASEYQKGEKKNVEGKKIAVEHKGALAETLREMEQDLQSSISYAGGNKLEAIRNVDYVIVKNSIFNGDKVY; encoded by the coding sequence ATGAAAGAAGTATTCGATTATGAAGATATTCAATTAATTCCTGCAAAATGTATCGTAAACAGCCGTTCGGAGTGTGATACATCAGTCACCCTCGGTGGGCATAAATTTAGATTGCCGGTGGTACCTGCCAACATGCAAACCATCATTGATGAGAAGATCGCTATCTCCTTGGCGCAAAATGGCTATTTCTACATTATGCATCGTTTTGAACCGGAGAAACGTACGTCTTTCATCAAAGACATGCACTCCCGTGAATTAATCGCATCCATCAGCGTCGGAGTTAAAGAAGAAGAGTATGATTTCGTCGAACAATTATCCAAAGAACAGCTGGTTCCGGAATTCATTACAATTGACATTGCACATGGCCATTCCGAAGCAGTCATTCGGATGATCAAACATATTAAACAATACCTGCCTGCTAGTTTTGTTATTGCAGGAAATGTAGGAACACCTGAAGGCGTTAGAGAATTAGAAAACGCTGGGGCTGATGCTACTAAAGTTGGGATTGGACCAGGGAAGGTATGTATCACTAAGATCAAAACTGGATTCGGTACAGGCGGCTGGCAGTTAGCTGCACTACGCTTGTGTGCCAAGGCTGCAAGCAAGCCTATTATTGCCGATGGAGGCATTCGCACACACGGTGATATTGCTAAATCCGTACGATTTGGCGCTTCTATGGTCATGATTGGTTCACTATTTGCTGGTCATGAAGAATCTCCGGGTGAAACCATCGAAATCGCTGGGAAGCTCTATAAAGAATACTTTGGCTCCGCTTCAGAATACCAAAAAGGTGAAAAGAAGAACGTCGAAGGTAAGAAAATTGCGGTTGAGCATAAGGGGGCTTTAGCAGAAACCCTAAGAGAAATGGAGCAGGATCTTCAATCCTCCATCTCTTATGCAGGTGGCAATAAATTAGAGGCTATCCGTAATGTGGATTACGTTATCGTTAAGAACTCCATTTTTAATGGAGATAAAGTCTATTAA
- a CDS encoding diacylglycerol/lipid kinase family protein codes for MRQAMIIINPSSGKEEASQYVRYATRVLSDKDYSVTINETAKELDATRYSITACEEGYDLVVSIGGDGTLHETINGLIDQEHHPILGVVPLGTANDFARALQIPLNPEIAIQTLASSNLKNVDIGRLNDRLFGNVVAVGSIAGSLSSVSSEDKTKLGSLAYLKEGLKQLTSPTAHPLVIHHDEQIWQGDSLLFLAVLTNSVGGFENLIPDAAVDDGLLHCFIILDLSIFNTITASISLLLGTLKDHKDVVYFTAHNVSVSSPETVRTNVDGEEGPTLPITLSVLPRHIQVIVPEVD; via the coding sequence ATGCGGCAAGCTATGATTATTATTAACCCCTCATCCGGTAAAGAGGAAGCCAGCCAATATGTCAGATACGCAACAAGAGTCCTAAGTGACAAAGACTACTCCGTTACGATCAACGAGACGGCAAAAGAACTAGACGCCACTCGTTATTCCATCACTGCTTGTGAGGAAGGTTATGACCTGGTTGTCTCTATCGGCGGGGATGGCACGCTTCACGAGACCATTAATGGTCTTATCGATCAGGAACACCACCCAATATTAGGTGTGGTTCCTTTAGGAACGGCTAATGATTTCGCCCGTGCATTACAAATTCCACTGAATCCCGAAATAGCCATTCAAACCCTTGCCTCCTCTAACCTAAAAAACGTAGATATCGGTCGCTTAAATGACCGCCTATTCGGCAACGTTGTTGCTGTAGGTTCAATTGCCGGATCATTATCCTCTGTATCCTCCGAAGATAAAACCAAACTCGGCTCATTGGCATACTTGAAAGAAGGTCTTAAACAACTTACAAGCCCTACAGCCCACCCCCTTGTCATTCACCATGATGAACAAATATGGCAAGGAGACTCCTTACTCTTTCTCGCCGTATTAACCAACTCAGTCGGCGGGTTCGAGAATCTAATACCGGATGCTGCGGTTGACGACGGTCTGCTTCATTGTTTTATTATTTTGGACCTCAGTATATTCAATACCATTACAGCCAGTATATCTTTACTGCTGGGTACCCTCAAAGATCATAAAGACGTTGTCTATTTCACAGCCCACAATGTAAGTGTAAGCTCTCCAGAAACCGTAAGAACCAATGTAGATGGCGAAGAAGGTCCAACTTTGCCTATTACACTAAGTGTTCTCCCTCGTCATATCCAAGTCATTGTGCCAGAAGTGGACTAA
- a CDS encoding multidrug effflux MFS transporter: protein MKKYAAPSLLLMIVLVAFPQISETIYTPSLPDIAVALGSTNSSVQLTLSIYFIGFALGVFSWGWLSDFIGRRSSMLAGVLVYGMGSLMCFYSESIHLLLVSRFIQAFGAATGSIITQTILRESVSGNKRHVMFAQISAVIAFTPAVGPLIGGWVDQAFGFRAVFFTLVMMSVLLFMYAFWKLPETTDVSMRKKVAILPIVKKMLALPRVLVFGLLIGGINGILFSYYAEAPFIFIEHFQISPGVYGFLGIIVALASIVGAMISKRLLTLYAPEKIIHIGCIVMAGGALLLTIASSLVSLPDMIVIVCILITLFVLLMGAGIALPNCLSLALVQFQDVVGTAGAIFSLGYYLLVSLATWGMSALHNGSLLTMPIYFLGISGGMWLLGKKFIVVE from the coding sequence ATGAAAAAATATGCAGCACCATCGTTACTTTTAATGATTGTTCTTGTGGCTTTTCCGCAAATTAGTGAGACGATTTACACCCCATCGTTACCGGATATCGCAGTAGCACTTGGGTCCACCAATAGTTCTGTACAGTTAACGTTAAGTATATATTTTATTGGATTTGCTTTAGGTGTTTTTAGCTGGGGTTGGTTGTCTGACTTCATCGGGCGGAGATCTTCCATGCTGGCTGGAGTTCTTGTATACGGTATGGGAAGCCTGATGTGTTTTTACTCAGAATCCATTCATCTGCTGTTAGTCAGCCGGTTTATACAAGCGTTTGGGGCAGCAACAGGTTCGATTATTACCCAAACCATTCTTCGTGAGAGTGTCTCCGGGAATAAACGGCATGTTATGTTTGCCCAAATCTCGGCGGTCATTGCTTTTACTCCCGCAGTAGGTCCGTTAATTGGCGGATGGGTGGATCAAGCTTTTGGTTTTCGAGCGGTTTTCTTTACATTAGTGATGATGAGTGTGTTGTTATTTATGTATGCTTTTTGGAAGCTGCCAGAAACCACTGATGTTTCCATGAGAAAAAAGGTGGCTATTCTGCCTATAGTCAAAAAAATGCTCGCATTGCCACGTGTATTGGTGTTTGGATTACTAATTGGAGGCATTAACGGAATCTTATTCAGCTATTATGCTGAAGCTCCTTTTATATTTATTGAACACTTTCAGATTTCGCCAGGAGTCTATGGTTTTCTCGGCATTATTGTGGCTTTGGCGTCGATTGTAGGAGCAATGATCTCCAAAAGGTTATTAACCCTCTATGCCCCAGAAAAAATAATTCATATCGGCTGTATAGTAATGGCGGGCGGAGCCTTGCTATTAACAATCGCAAGCAGTCTTGTCTCGTTGCCGGACATGATAGTGATCGTATGTATTCTAATAACGCTGTTTGTCCTATTAATGGGTGCAGGGATTGCTTTACCTAATTGTCTAAGTCTTGCTCTTGTTCAATTTCAGGATGTTGTAGGAACAGCAGGCGCAATATTTAGCTTGGGCTATTATTTGCTTGTTAGCTTGGCGACGTGGGGAATGAGCGCTCTTCATAATGGTTCATTACTGACGATGCCTATTTATTTCTTAGGGATTAGCGGCGGAATGTGGTTATTAGGTAAAAAATTTATTGTAGTGGAATAG
- a CDS encoding DUF2798 domain-containing protein — MNQEARLPRNGKEGALYGAIICTLTVLFMSSINIILGVGEFNGEVALTILKVFPIIWVIVMIIEPVVIGRIAEKLTATFTQPTDSFNAKILFRILFTVLGMSFCMTFIGDIIGNGLSSQTFNHFLANWPRNFLIALFAESILIQPFARFVMVKLHASQDKKKSSAVGVTIHGLSEQNS, encoded by the coding sequence ATGAATCAAGAAGCAAGATTACCAAGAAACGGTAAGGAGGGGGCATTATATGGTGCAATCATTTGTACACTGACGGTACTGTTTATGTCTTCAATAAATATCATTTTAGGGGTTGGAGAATTTAATGGTGAGGTTGCCTTAACGATTCTTAAGGTGTTTCCGATCATTTGGGTAATTGTCATGATTATTGAGCCTGTTGTTATTGGCCGTATTGCCGAAAAGCTGACAGCTACATTCACACAACCCACAGATAGCTTCAACGCCAAAATCCTATTCCGTATCTTGTTCACCGTACTAGGGATGTCATTTTGTATGACGTTTATTGGAGACATTATCGGAAACGGGTTGAGTTCTCAAACGTTTAATCACTTCTTAGCCAATTGGCCAAGAAATTTCCTGATTGCACTGTTCGCTGAAAGTATATTAATACAGCCGTTTGCAAGATTTGTGATGGTAAAGCTACATGCTTCTCAGGACAAAAAGAAATCCAGCGCTGTTGGCGTAACTATACATGGATTATCAGAACAAAATTCCTAA
- a CDS encoding TetR/AcrR family transcriptional regulator: protein MDTKSLMIETATLLFQQKGYKNVGVSEILKACNVTKGALYHHFPNGKEELLIACLKGLNEAITIDIEDIFKKHPSTLEATQSMIDKLVHNLETEGTITGYTFSSIVSEMATVSEPVRQACSLLYENMERIYCDKLVTEGYSQESASDMALWMTASIEGAMMLCLTQKSTTPLKTIAKLLPTILKGRTS, encoded by the coding sequence GTGGATACAAAATCGCTAATGATTGAGACGGCGACACTTCTTTTTCAGCAAAAAGGATATAAAAATGTAGGCGTGAGTGAAATTTTAAAAGCCTGTAATGTGACCAAAGGAGCGCTTTATCATCATTTTCCAAATGGAAAAGAAGAACTATTAATTGCTTGTTTAAAGGGCTTAAATGAAGCAATTACGATAGATATTGAGGATATTTTTAAAAAGCATCCATCGACGTTAGAAGCTACACAATCCATGATTGACAAGTTAGTTCACAACTTAGAAACTGAGGGCACGATTACCGGATATACCTTTAGCAGTATTGTCAGTGAAATGGCTACGGTGAGTGAACCTGTTCGCCAGGCATGTAGCTTGCTCTATGAGAACATGGAACGAATTTACTGCGATAAGCTTGTAACTGAAGGTTATTCGCAGGAATCAGCCTCCGATATGGCTTTGTGGATGACGGCTTCGATTGAAGGGGCGATGATGTTGTGCCTAACGCAAAAATCTACAACTCCCTTAAAAACTATCGCCAAACTATTACCGACAATATTGAAAGGAAGAACATCATGA
- a CDS encoding RidA family protein: MNLNNNVITRYNPENIAKPVGNYSHVTKISRNAEMYVFSGQIGIDQNNHIPTDFNQQVTNTMSNIVEVLSSQRLTPDNVIKINIWATEEIDWNHFYEIWNKVFGMTPPSMTIAYIKGLGLPELKIELDVWAAG, from the coding sequence ATGAACTTAAATAATAATGTTATTACAAGATATAATCCAGAGAATATTGCTAAACCGGTTGGTAACTATAGTCATGTAACAAAAATAAGTAGAAATGCTGAAATGTATGTATTTTCTGGCCAAATTGGAATCGATCAAAACAATCATATCCCTACAGATTTTAACCAACAGGTAACAAATACGATGAGTAATATTGTTGAAGTCCTTTCTTCTCAAAGGCTAACACCTGATAATGTAATCAAAATCAACATTTGGGCTACGGAAGAAATCGATTGGAACCATTTCTATGAAATTTGGAATAAAGTATTCGGCATGACACCTCCTTCAATGACAATTGCTTATATTAAAGGATTAGGGTTACCTGAATTAAAAATTGAGTTAGATGTATGGGCTGCTGGTTAA
- a CDS encoding alanine/glycine:cation symporter family protein, translating into MQQMLDSMISATNDFLWSKILVVLLIVCGIYFTIRSKFVQFGMFKEMFRVLKESNERSKDSISSFQAFCISMAARVGTGNITGIAIAIAIGGPGAVFWMWVIAIIGSASGFIESTLAQVYKVKDKTGFRGGPAYYMEQGLKKRWMGAVFAVLITLSFGLVFNAVQSNTITVAFENSFGTNRVILGLVVAAAFAAVIFGGVKRIARMSEYIVVVMAGIYIGAAVIIMLINITEIPAILALIVKSAFGFEQIAGGSFGAVILQGVKRGLFSNEAGMGSAPNAAATATTSHPVKQGLMQALGVLTDTLLICSSTAFIILLSDAYKQPGLDGIKLTQAALSEHIGSWASGSLAIMILLFAFSTLIGNYYYGETNIEFLNSNKKVLLFYRYSVLAMIIFGSVAKVQLVWDLADLFMGFMVIVNLIAILLLSKVAFAALQDYKRQKRAGKDPVFYKDSIEGLENVECWDNSSDIKT; encoded by the coding sequence ATGCAACAAATGTTAGACAGTATGATTAGCGCAACAAATGACTTTCTTTGGTCGAAAATTTTGGTGGTTCTGCTTATTGTTTGTGGAATTTATTTCACCATTCGATCGAAGTTTGTTCAGTTTGGCATGTTTAAAGAAATGTTTAGGGTCCTTAAAGAGTCCAATGAAAGGTCAAAAGATTCCATTTCGTCGTTTCAGGCTTTCTGTATCAGTATGGCAGCAAGGGTTGGGACAGGGAATATTACAGGGATCGCAATTGCTATCGCAATAGGTGGACCAGGAGCTGTTTTTTGGATGTGGGTCATAGCTATTATTGGATCAGCGTCCGGATTTATTGAAAGTACTCTGGCACAGGTGTATAAAGTGAAGGACAAGACTGGATTTCGTGGTGGTCCCGCCTATTATATGGAGCAAGGCCTGAAAAAACGTTGGATGGGCGCGGTATTTGCGGTTTTGATCACGTTATCCTTTGGTCTTGTATTTAATGCAGTTCAATCCAATACGATTACAGTGGCCTTTGAGAATTCATTTGGCACTAATCGGGTGATTCTTGGACTTGTAGTCGCTGCTGCTTTTGCGGCTGTTATCTTTGGTGGGGTTAAACGTATTGCTAGAATGTCCGAATATATTGTAGTGGTAATGGCAGGGATCTATATTGGGGCCGCTGTTATTATTATGTTAATTAATATTACGGAAATACCGGCGATTCTGGCGCTTATTGTGAAAAGTGCTTTTGGATTTGAACAAATCGCGGGGGGATCTTTTGGGGCAGTCATTCTGCAAGGGGTGAAAAGAGGACTATTCTCCAACGAAGCGGGGATGGGTAGTGCTCCAAATGCTGCGGCAACTGCAACAACTAGTCATCCGGTGAAACAAGGGCTGATGCAAGCGCTGGGTGTACTTACAGACACGTTACTTATTTGTTCGAGTACTGCTTTTATTATCTTGTTATCTGATGCGTATAAACAGCCAGGGCTGGATGGAATTAAGCTGACACAAGCGGCATTAAGCGAACATATTGGTTCGTGGGCCTCTGGATCCCTAGCGATCATGATTTTGTTGTTTGCTTTCAGTACGTTAATCGGAAATTATTATTATGGTGAGACCAATATAGAATTCTTGAACTCCAATAAAAAAGTATTACTATTCTATAGATACAGCGTCTTGGCGATGATTATTTTTGGCTCCGTAGCTAAGGTTCAATTGGTATGGGATTTGGCTGATTTATTTATGGGCTTCATGGTCATCGTGAATTTGATCGCTATTCTTCTATTATCTAAGGTGGCCTTTGCCGCCCTGCAGGATTATAAGCGCCAGAAGCGTGCAGGCAAGGACCCTGTCTTTTATAAAGATAGCATAGAGGGTTTGGAGAACGTGGAATGTTGGGACAATTCTTCAGATATAAAAACATAG
- a CDS encoding NAD(P)H-dependent oxidoreductase encodes MNVLVIYTHPNHKSLSYAFFNKVIQGSNENQKITKIEVLDLYEEQFDPVLVFNENKRRRDMHIDPKLEKYREQIRQADKIVFVYPIWWGRPPAMLLGYIDQMFASNFAYREKGGLIPEGLLKGKSVVCISSMKGPTLYPLYWLNNSHKVLMRKALFQYCGIKKVKFFEFGNMESPKGKHDKKLNQVYQYFKAVAN; translated from the coding sequence ATGAACGTTTTAGTCATCTATACACATCCGAATCATAAAAGTTTAAGTTATGCTTTTTTCAATAAAGTCATTCAGGGAAGTAATGAGAATCAAAAGATCACGAAGATAGAGGTCCTTGATCTTTATGAAGAGCAATTTGATCCTGTGCTGGTCTTTAATGAAAATAAACGTAGAAGAGACATGCATATCGATCCCAAGCTCGAGAAGTATCGGGAGCAGATTCGTCAGGCCGACAAAATTGTGTTTGTGTATCCAATCTGGTGGGGCCGGCCTCCCGCGATGTTGCTCGGTTATATTGACCAAATGTTTGCTTCTAATTTCGCTTACAGAGAAAAGGGTGGCCTCATCCCCGAGGGGCTGCTGAAAGGAAAGTCTGTGGTTTGCATTTCCAGCATGAAGGGGCCGACCCTTTATCCTTTATATTGGCTGAATAATTCCCATAAAGTGCTGATGAGAAAAGCATTATTTCAATATTGTGGCATCAAGAAAGTGAAGTTTTTCGAATTTGGGAATATGGAGAGTCCGAAAGGGAAACATGATAAGAAGTTAAATCAGGTGTACCAATATTTTAAAGCTGTGGCTAATTAA
- a CDS encoding MarR family winged helix-turn-helix transcriptional regulator, producing MDKQAFFQKIVTFTTAVHEVTFDFTKDVRPEGITPVQYSILEYIAVSQPVTLSQISDCKNISMPNTSRELKKLTEKNLCEKLDVAEDRRKQMIRLSDAGQAMMNEAFERIGERFLNRIKEVLPEELAEINHALDILQSKVFSTQQ from the coding sequence ATGGACAAACAAGCGTTTTTTCAGAAAATTGTTACCTTTACGACAGCAGTCCATGAAGTAACATTTGACTTTACCAAAGATGTTAGACCGGAAGGCATTACGCCCGTTCAATATAGTATTCTGGAATATATTGCGGTTAGCCAGCCTGTTACCCTCAGCCAAATCAGTGATTGTAAGAATATCTCTATGCCGAATACCAGCCGTGAGCTCAAGAAATTAACAGAAAAAAACCTGTGTGAGAAGCTTGATGTCGCCGAGGACCGGCGTAAGCAAATGATTCGGTTGTCTGATGCTGGACAAGCGATGATGAACGAGGCTTTTGAACGGATCGGTGAACGTTTTCTGAACCGGATTAAAGAGGTTCTCCCAGAGGAATTAGCCGAGATTAACCATGCCCTCGATATCCTGCAATCTAAGGTGTTTAGCACCCAGCAATGA